The nucleotide window CATCCTGCCCATCTATGAGCCTGGGTTGGAGGAAATGGTGAGCCGCAACGTCGAGAAAGGTCGTTTGCACTTCTCTACCAGCCTGGCTGAAGGTATCAAGGATGCTGACGTTGCGTTTATTGCCGTGGGCACGCCTCCCGGTGAAGACGGTTCGGCCGATTTGAAATACGTGCTGGCCGTAGCCCGCGGTATCGGTGAAAACATGAACAGCTACGGCGTTATCGTGACCAAGAGCACGGTACCGGTGGGCACGGCCGCTAAAGTGCGCGCCGAAATTGAGCAGGCTCTGGCCAAGCGCGGTGCCGACATCGAGTTCGACGTAGCTTCCAACCCCGAGTTCCTGAAAGAAGGTGCCGCCATCGACGACTTCCTCAAGCCCGACCGTATTGTGGTAGGCGTGGCTTCGTCCCGTGCCGAAGAGGTGATGAGCAAGCTCTACAAGCCCTTCCTGCTCAACGGCCACCCGATTATCTTCATGGATATCCCATCGGCTGAAATGACGAAATATGCTGCCAACTCGATGCTGGCAACCAAGATTTCGTTTATGAACGACATTGCCAACCTTTGCGAAATCATGGGCGCCGACGTGAACATGGTGCGCAAGGGCATCGGCTCCGACGCTCGTATCGGTACTAAGTTCATCTACCCTGGCATCGGCTACGGTGGCTCCTGCTTCCCCAAAGACGTGAAGGCCCTGATCAAGACGGCTGCCGAGAATGGCTACCAGATGCAGGTGCTCAAAGCCGTAGAAAGCGTAAACGAGGCGCAGAAAGAGGTTCTGTTCGACAAAGTGTACAAGCACTTCGGTGGTGACCTGAACGGCAAGAAGATGGCCGTGTGGGGTCTTTCCTTTAAGCCCAAGACCGACGACATGCGCGAAGCTCCGTCGCTGGTTATCATCGAGAAGCTGCTGGATGCCGGCTGCACCGTATCGGCCTACGACCCAGTGGCGATGGAAGAAGCCAAGCACTCGCTCGGCGACCGTATCACCTACGCCAAAGATGAATTCGCGGCCCTGATCGACGCTGACGCTTTGCTGGTGGTAACCGAGTGGCCTGATTTCCGCTCGCCCAACTTCGAGGTAATGGCCCGCCTAATGAAGCAAAAGTCTATCTTCGATGGTCGTAACATCTACGATGCCAAGGAGTTGCACGAGGCTGGTTTCACCTACCACTGCATTGGCATCAAAACCGACCACAAAGAGCCGGTAGCCTAACTGTATTGCCGCCGGCTGCTGCGCGCCCACCGGGTACCCAGCAGCCGGCGAGCTTGGGCGGCTGCCGCCCAACCACGTAAACGAACGACACCATGTCTGATAAAAAACGCATTCTAATTACCGGCGGCGCGGGCTTTCTGGGCTCCCACCTCTGCGACCGGTTCCTGAAGGAAGGGTACCATGTTATTGCCATGGACAACCTGATTACGGGCGACCTGGCTAATATTGAGCATCTGTTTGGCCGCGAAGACTTCGAGTTTCATCACGCCGACGTGTCGAAGTTCGTATTCGTGCCTGGCAAGCTGGATTACATCCTGCACTTCGCCTCGCCCGCCTCGCCCATCGACTACCTCAAAATCCCGATCCAGACCCTCAAAGTAGGTTCGCTCGGTACGCACAACTTGCTGGGCCTGGCCCGCGTGAAAGGGCCCGCATGCTGATTGCCAGCACCTCGGAAGTTTACGGCGACCCGGAGATTCACCCCCAGGTAGAGGAGTATTTCGGCAACGTAAACCCCGTGGGTCCGCGTGGCTGCTACGACGAAGCCAAGCGCTTCCAGGAAGCCATTACCATGGCTTACCACAACCACCACGGCCTAGAGACGCGCATCGTGCGCATCTTCAACACCTATGGCCCGCGTATGCGCTTGAACGACGGCCGCGTATTGCCAGCATTCCTCTCGCAGGCCCTGCGTGGCGAGAACCTGACCGTGTTCGGCGACGGTTCGCAGACGCGTTCCTTCTGCTACGTGGACGACCTGATCGAAGGCATCTACCGTTTGCTGCTGAGCGACTATCCGCTGCCCGTGAACATCGGCAACCCCGACGAAATCACCATCAAGGAGTTCGGCGAAGAAATTGCCAAGCTCATGAACGTGGAGTTTAAGCCTACCTACCAGGAGCTGCCCCAGAACGACCCGATGAAGCGTAAGCCCGATATCACCAAAGCCAAGGAAATCCTGGGCTGGGAACCTCAGGTTGACCGCGCCGAAGGCCTGCGTCGCACCCTGGAGTACTTCAAAGAACACGTACAGGTTAGTGCCGCCGGACAGGTCGACAATACCCCGCGTACGTTCTAAGCCGTTTACCGCCGCACATGCAAAAGCCGCACTTAATTGAGTTTCCCAAGCTGGGCGCTTCCGAAATCGGATATATATCCGTGGGAGAAGCCAACGGCCTGATTCCGTTCACGGTAGAGCGTACGTTCTGGACGTATTTCACGCCCGAGAGCATCGTGCGGGGGCGCCATGCCCACCACGCTACCGAGCAGGTACTGATTGCCGTAGCCGGCCGTATCATCGTAACGACGGAAATGCCCGACGGCGAAGTGCAAACCTTCGTGCTGGAGTCGCCCCACGTGGGCGTGTATGTGCCCCCGAATGCCTGGCATACCATGCAGTATTCGCACACGGCCGTACAGCTGGTTTTTGCATCGACGCGGTATAATGAGCAGGATTACATTCGGAAATACGAAAACTTCCGCGAGGTATGGGGCTCCAAGTAAACGCTGAGCTGGTAGCTGCCCGGGCCGATAAGCTGTTCTTTTATTCGCCCTACAACTTCCTGCGCAAGCTCGACGTGGCTACGCAGCAGCGCCTGTTTGGAACTGGCGCTGCTGCCGACTATACCGCCGACCCGAATCATCGGGTGTTTGAGTTTGTGCAGGACGGGGCTACCGTTCAGTTCTTGTATGCCTTTCTGCCCTGGGATACCGATTTTTTCGGGGCAGCGGTATACAAGGTATTTACGGCTCTTTTTGCCGCTGGCACGCCGGCCGCGGTGCTGGCTGCGGCCGGCACCGCGTTTCGCCGGCAGCTGGGGCAGGAGGGAGCCGCTTATTGCTTTGCCGAGCTACCCGCCGAAGATACCCGCGTGGCACA belongs to Hymenobacter cellulosilyticus and includes:
- a CDS encoding UDP-glucose dehydrogenase family protein, which encodes MKIAVVGTGYVGLVTGTCFAEVGIDVTCIDIDQKKIDNLHKGILPIYEPGLEEMVSRNVEKGRLHFSTSLAEGIKDADVAFIAVGTPPGEDGSADLKYVLAVARGIGENMNSYGVIVTKSTVPVGTAAKVRAEIEQALAKRGADIEFDVASNPEFLKEGAAIDDFLKPDRIVVGVASSRAEEVMSKLYKPFLLNGHPIIFMDIPSAEMTKYAANSMLATKISFMNDIANLCEIMGADVNMVRKGIGSDARIGTKFIYPGIGYGGSCFPKDVKALIKTAAENGYQMQVLKAVESVNEAQKEVLFDKVYKHFGGDLNGKKMAVWGLSFKPKTDDMREAPSLVIIEKLLDAGCTVSAYDPVAMEEAKHSLGDRITYAKDEFAALIDADALLVVTEWPDFRSPNFEVMARLMKQKSIFDGRNIYDAKELHEAGFTYHCIGIKTDHKEPVA
- a CDS encoding sugar 3,4-ketoisomerase; the encoded protein is MQKPHLIEFPKLGASEIGYISVGEANGLIPFTVERTFWTYFTPESIVRGRHAHHATEQVLIAVAGRIIVTTEMPDGEVQTFVLESPHVGVYVPPNAWHTMQYSHTAVQLVFASTRYNEQDYIRKYENFREVWGSK